A window of Glycine soja cultivar W05 chromosome 13, ASM419377v2, whole genome shotgun sequence genomic DNA:
tttttaaaacacattttattccagataaatatcaattattcgatttcttttaattagacttagattaaaagaaataaatatctcCATTTTACTAGGTACAAAATGGTGTTGTATTTCCATGAatagtataatttgtttttgacGTTAATTCCCCATAAATAATTAGATACTATAGTAGACCTTTActttgaaagaaaaacaatttaaatccTAACTGAAAACcaataatttataacaataaaataatattgtacaCGAATAtttgttgtaacttgtaagttgtaagtgaaattaaaattattaatttcttgGTAGTGTTCTTTATTTCTGATCCCATGAGATGCAATGCAAGAAGAGTAAATATAAGTACTACTTTACTTTAAACCAAATTATGGATACCCCAGAATTGATGTTGAGAGTCTTTGGTGATTAGTCATTGGAGCCAGTTAGTACAACCGTTGTTTAATCATGGCACGATCTCAACTGTCATATAGGGACACATATTTGATTGACCATTGTTTTGGAATTGGATTGGATAAGCTTCTAGGAGTAGTACTTAGGGTTAAGTTTTAATTCGGGAAAAAACGATGATCGAGATTAATTGGAACGGATGATTTAAAAATGCAAAGAGtagaggagagagaaaataaaaataaaaatggagagATACTGAAAGTGATACAGAAGAGAGAAGGAAGCAGGGTGTGAATGAGGGAGTGAGGGTGGTGCAGAAAGAGTGACCACGGGGACAAGAGAATCTGTGAAACGTGGCAGAATCACATGGCCATGGCCCTCTCCCCTTTCATATATCACTGACCACACCACCTGTCAGTGCCTCTTCCCAATTACTCTACAAACTGTACTCACAATATTACTCAAatcaaatcactttttttttttttttatctaacaataataaaaacactaataattttttaaaaacatgattataaatttaatgtctGTGACTCTGTGTATGAATTGGCTAATAATGTCACCCTAATAACTTTGGTGTTTATGTTTGCCTAATAACCTCATGCCCTGCGGATGATGAGGACGCTACCCTTTTCACACAGTCTCGTCAAAGGTAACCGTAATAGCACCGTTTTCTCTTGATGGatctttttcttataatttccattttaaaaaagtttttacgGCTACAAaatgtaattactttttttttcttttctaaattagTAAACTGTATATTTCAATGATGTAGcaattaaaaaacaacaacGTATGTTTGTTAACATTTTAActtaggaaaaaagaaagataatatcGCTGTTATAGGGAACGTGCTTTGCTGGCATCCCGTTTCTCtcaggagagagagagagaaaatagagtagtagtaatgttttgtttttgtttttggacaGTGGGTCCCACGTCGGATGGTCCTAAAATCGATGTTGACGTCTGAATCCCCGTCCTCGTTGATTTCTCTCAGCACAGACCCCCTATTTCAGTGGGCCCGCGTTGCAACTCATCACATCTCTCATTCACCACGCTCACGTAACGCGTGGCATTCACGCGCCATTGGAACACGCCACCTGGCAAATTGCTAACTTTGAGTCACTGTTTGGCGTGAAAGTGTGGCGCGTGGAGACCAAAGTTGACCCGTCCCCTTGATCTCTCCTTCATGTGCGTCGCGGGAAGTTATTCCCCACTCAACCTACGGAAGCCGACCACACATACTTGCCATAGGCCACCCCTCATACGAATACCACCCTCATTtcagttttttatatatatattcttatcattttctcatattttaaatatgcaaGTGGTGGAGTGTTGAATTCAACAATGACTCCTTGCATTATTTCATCCGAATAAAAATTAATCCtctaatgaagatgaagatattTGTATtggttattttcaaaattataatctgTCAAATTTGCTAAGAAGAATGTTTTTAtggatattttttactttttttctctctagaaAATAGCTACAGAAACTatgacaaaagagaaaaataactttttaaaagcAAAGAAAGTATGACACTAAAATAGCAAGCCTAtggaggaaaaaagaaaacccGTATTTTAGGATGAATGAATAAATGCTAAAGCTACAATAATGTCATTTCATTTATTAAAGTTGCATCcgttacattaaaataaatgccTTTTACATTGCTAGCATTAGTTTGCAGAGTGAGTTATGATTTGTATTTTGTTGAGATTAATTGTTCACAACACAAGAATTTACATAACTAATATAgtaatagattttttatttttttttagaggagTAATAGATTTCTAAAGTTATATAAATACcttcctttttaaataaaaatttattttattatccaaCACGTACTTGAGATCCTGCAGATCGATCACATCTTTTAGAAGGGTGGAGCATAAATACGGCTATCCACTTGACTTGATATAACTAGTGATTTTGACAAGGATTGTTCTTCACTTGCAAAAAAATTGGATGAAATTAAACTAGAGCAtgttaaatgaatattttggtGAGTACAGATGAGTTTAGTTTAGTATTTACTACTCTTGCTAAACACATGAGCAAGTATACATAAACAGCAGAGCATGAGTATGTGAAGAAAAGTAAGGAAAACATAGGACATATATGTACCAAGAAATAATAATGAGTAAAGGGACATTAACcggaattaattttcaaaagtcAAATATAAATGATGGAGCCCAATCAAATACTATCAAAGTATATTTTGTACTACTAAACATAGCATTGCCTTTTGAACAATATGGTTGGTTCCAAGTTCCAAGTGGCTAATTTAATGTAATGGTGAAGGGGTAATTCTTGAATCCGTGAATGATTACTAGGATTAAGAAAAAGAGGCGCGTGAAGGTGATTGTAGAAAAGGTGGAGCCCACGATCATTCTCGGTCCCCAAGACCCTCAATCGATGAAGCGTACGGGCACCTGATTTTCTAGTGTATGGTGTCTGCTGTATGCACGAGCTGTACACTATCATGGGCATCTTTCTTGGCATTGCGGTGCTGCCACGCCTCTTTCTCTTTTGATGCCCCCGGACCTTCATTCTTTAATTCCGCACACAATTAAAAATACTCACTCCCTCCAAGTAAATATCACACTCAACATCCAAACTTtttgcataaataaaaatataaataaataaagaattcatTCCATTATTATGGCCTCCATTGTTCCTTATCTTTCCCCATTTCCacccttctttctctctctctctctgttttcTCTCTCTCGTCTCACTTGAAACTCCACAACccaattttcttttcctatgaCCCAATTCCAAATCCAAATCACCAATTCTAATTCCATTCTTCAGGAGTTGAATTGAATTCGTGATGAAGAGGGACCACAAAGATAGctgcggcggcggcggcgcCGCCGGAGGGACTGTGAAGGGTGAGTGTTCCTCAATGCAGTCAAACGGGAAGGCGAAGATGTGGGAGGAAGagcaacagcagcagcagcagcaacaacagcaacaacaacaacagggGATGGACGAGTTGCTGGCGGCGTTGGGGTACAAGGTTCGTGCTTCCGACATGGCTGACGTGGCACAGAAGCTGGAGCAGTTGGAGATGGTCATGGGTTGTGCCCAGGAAGACGGAATTTCCCACCTGGCCTCCGACACCGTTCATTACGACCCTACAGATCTCTATTCCTGGGTCCAAAGCATGTTAACCGAACTCAACCCCGAACCCAACAACAACCTCGATCCATCTTCTTTCTTGatcgacaacaacaacaacatcatcaacaGCACAGCCCCTGTTTTCAACGACGATTCCGAATATGACCTCAGAGCCATTCCTGGCATAGCAGCCtaccctcctcctcttcctcaaGACAACCACCTCGACGAAATCGAAACGGCtaacaacaacatcaacaagCGCCTCAAGCCATCTCCAGCGGAATCAGCAGACTCCGCCGCGTCTGAGCCCACGCGCCATGTCGTCCTCGTTGACCATCAGGAAGCCGGCGTGCGTCTCGTCCACACTCTCCTGGCGTGCGCGGAGGCCGTTCAGCAGGAGAATCTCAAGCTCGCCGACGCGCTCGTCAAGCACGTGGGCATACTCGCGGCTTCCCAAGCCGGCGCCATGAGGAAGGTTGCTTCCTACTTCGCCCAAGCCCTGGCGCGTAGAATCTACGGAATCTTCCCCGAAGAAACCCTCGATTCCTCCTTCTCCGACGTTCTCCACATGCACTTTTACGAGTCTTGCCCTTATCTCAAATTCGCGCACTTCACCGCGAATCAGGCCATCCTCGAAGCCTTCGCCACCGCCGGGAAAGTCCACGTCATCGATTTCGGCCTCAAACAAGGGATGCAGTGGCCGGCACTCATGCAGGCCCTCGCATTACGGCCCGGCGGGCCCCCGACTTTCCGTTTAACCGGAATCGGGCCCCCACAGCCCGACAACACCGACGCGCTGCAGCAGGTGGGCTTGAAATTAGCCCAATTGGCCCAAATCATCGGCGTCCAGTTCGAATTCCGCGGCTTCGTTTGCAACAGCCTCGCGGATCTCGACCCGAATATGCTCGAGATCCGACCCGGGGAAGCCGTGGCAGTGAATTCCGTCTTCGAACTCCACCGCATGCTCGCCCGGTCCGGATCCGTCGACAAGGTCTTGGACACTGTCAAGAAAATTAATCCCCAGATCGTTACCATCGTGGAACAAGAAGCGAACCACAACGGACCGGGTTTTCTAGACCGGTTCACTGAAGCCTTGCATTACTATTCCAGTCTTTTCGACTCGCTTGAGGGTTCGTCTTCTTCTTCGACCGGGTTGGGCTCGCCGAGTCAGGATCTGTTGATGTCCGAGTTGTACCTTGGGAGACAGATTTGCAACGTGGTGGCTTACGAGGGCCCGGACCGGGTCGAGCGGCACGAGACTTTGACTCAGTGGAGGGGGAGATTGGACTCGGCCGGGTTCGACCCGGTTCATCTCGGGTCCAACGCATTCAAGCAAGCGAGTATGCTACTTGCTCTATTCGCAGGCGGTGATGGGTATAGGGTTGAGGAGAATAACGGCTGCCTCATGCTTGGCTGGCACACTAGGCCACTCATCGCTACCTCCGCTTGGAAGCTTCCCTCCTCCAGCGAGTCTAGTGGCTTGACTCAGTGAATGTAAAACTATAGATTAATTGGACTTGTTCCAGTGAACTGAGTCAGTGACCGAGTCAGTGAGCCTTCCAGGCAGCAAGAGGATAAATAAATGAGAgggtgaacaaaaaaaaaaaagtaaaaagaaaaccCAAAGAAAGACTGTAATTTGTAATTGTGCTCTCATAATTACCGTTTCTCCTCTTTAgtgttttgttttcctttctctaaattattattattatataatttgtttaattcTTCAGTATTATGATGTCCTTTTcgttttaatcttttatctttataatgtgttgttgtGACTTCTGAGATTGATTAACTTGAATTAACTCTTTCACTTTTGTTGGAGGGGGAGGGAGTGGTCCATGCGAGGATATTGATTGTGTCgatctttttaatcttttgttgtctgattttttaataaatgaatcAAAGAGGTGTTGTAATTTTAGTCTTGTCTAGCTTTTAAgttgtttcttttcatgaatAAAAACCTTGCATCGCGGTTGTGTTTTCTGtgattttaattgttactctTTAGTGAATAATTTCTAAGAATGCGATTATTTGTGGATAAAGTGGAAAGATGAAAGCATCTTGATTTGGAAATTGAAAAGTGATGTGATGATATTATTCTTTGGGTGTTTAATTTCTATGCTTGAGAATTTTTGTTTTGcgttgattttcatttttccttttagaGCACATGATcgaaaatatttggaaaattTTCTCCCAACAAGAAAAAGCGAACTGAATTTCCATCCAATGTAACCCGAAAAGAAAATTTCCTTCAAGAGTTTTACCTAACGGATTTTCTTATTGAAAGTAAATTTGCACGCCACTTAGGTGAAGTCAAATGATTATTATGATAAAATGCTTTGATTAAAAGTAACATTAAGAAACAATGTAAATTAtcataagttatttgaagattaCTCAATTTTAATTTCCATCCTCAGCCCATGAAGTTCACATATTCAAGCGTAAAAAGATATTCTTATCAATGCCATAAAGACAGGCTgttcttattattcttttaaatattttacttgtTTCATCTAATGTAGAAGGTATTGAGAATTAACTTCATGACCTTAATTATGGATAGTTATCCTTATTTTAACCGGGTTATGAAAGTAGCACATACATTATAAGTATCATGAGAAAgcgagaaggaaaaaaaaaataaagccacTAAGAGGGCCTCATGTCTCTAGTGTATCCAAAGAGGGCCTTTTTTTAATGGCTACGATTATCTTTTAGGTTGAGTAAAAATGACTAGTTTCGTATaatgtgaaaataaaagttcaaatttatgttgagaAAGGCACCTAAATTTAGTTTATGGATTCATCATAATGGTCTCCGAGGCATGCAAACCATCTTCGGTCCAtagtaaaatgtaaattttcctttattagattaaaagaagtggaaaccttttttttttttttatttatgaacctAGCGAGCATCATATATAAAAACACGTAAAAGTGATTTATAGTAGGATATACGAATAAAGACATGTTAAAATATATAGAACTGACACACGATTAACATGCAAATTCTGTTCAGTTCAGGTGTAGAATCTCACCGATTAATTTTGTTGgaattttattttgcatttatTAAAACAcgctttttttaacatttaaatatcaatttttagatATCTTTTAATCTGCTGTCAAACTTagattaaaagaaatgaaaatctaCACATTGTTACAAATTGAATGAACTTCATAGATGAGAGCACGTTAAATGATTTGTAGTaagacataagaacgaagaTAAGTTAACACATGAAATAGACACGCGATTGACATGCAAATTCTCTTTGGTCCACATGTAAATcttttttgatttgttttgcatttttttaaacactGTTTTTCTCCATTTAAATATTACTTATTAGATTTCTTTTAACTGACATGTCAGATTTAGATTAAAGTAagtgtaaatttatattttgctACGAACAAAGGGAACATGATATAGGAAATCACGCAAAAGTGATTTATAGTATGATGTACGAATGAAGACAAGTTAGCATATATGGAATTCGACACGCGATTGACATGCAGATCCTCTTCGATCCACGTGTAAAATCTCACCGATTCATTTTATTGAGATTTCATTTTGCATTTATAATGCcactttttacttttaaatattttttttcattgttttaatcCATGTGTCAGActtagattaaaataaatgaaaatcttCAATTTGCTATAGAGTGAGGGAACTTCATAAATGAAAACACACAAAAGTGATTTATACTGAGATTTACTAATAAAGACAAGTTAGCATATATGAAATTGACACGCGATTGACATGCAGGTCATTTTTGGTCCACGTGTAGAATATCACAGATTCATTTTGTTGGGATTtcattttgcatttatcataacacgctttttttaatgttttgctATGGAGTGAGGAAACTTCATAAATGAgaacacataaaagtgatttgTGGTGAGATTTATGAATGAAGAGAATTTAAGATATACGAAACTGACACGTGATTGACATGCAGATTCTCTTTGGTCCACGTGTAGAACCTCGCCAATTATTTTATTGGGATTTCATTTTGCATTATTTAAAATACAGGTTTTCTAcatttaaatatcaatttttagatTTCTTTTAATCCATGATCAGACTTagattaaaagaaatgaaaatctaACCAAGTGATTGGACACAAGTGGTTAATATGCTAAAGTTAAGGTTGAATCGTTTAAGTACTACTCAAGTTCGATTCTTGGTGGAAACAATTCTTGGCCAGACTTTACTTATCTCCTGGCCGAATTCCAGATTATTGAGGGTCCCTTTCTTGTGATGAACCAAAGCgttttaagacaaaaaaataaatgaaaatctaCACATTGTTATGGATTGAATGAACTTCATAAATGAGAGAACGCTAAAGTGATTGTAAGGACACGTAAGAATGAAGACAAGTTAACATATATGAATTCGAC
This region includes:
- the LOC114380894 gene encoding DELLA protein GAI-like, whose amino-acid sequence is MKRDHKDSCGGGGAAGGTVKGECSSMQSNGKAKMWEEEQQQQQQQQQQQQQQGMDELLAALGYKVRASDMADVAQKLEQLEMVMGCAQEDGISHLASDTVHYDPTDLYSWVQSMLTELNPEPNNNLDPSSFLIDNNNNIINSTAPVFNDDSEYDLRAIPGIAAYPPPLPQDNHLDEIETANNNINKRLKPSPAESADSAASEPTRHVVLVDHQEAGVRLVHTLLACAEAVQQENLKLADALVKHVGILAASQAGAMRKVASYFAQALARRIYGIFPEETLDSSFSDVLHMHFYESCPYLKFAHFTANQAILEAFATAGKVHVIDFGLKQGMQWPALMQALALRPGGPPTFRLTGIGPPQPDNTDALQQVGLKLAQLAQIIGVQFEFRGFVCNSLADLDPNMLEIRPGEAVAVNSVFELHRMLARSGSVDKVLDTVKKINPQIVTIVEQEANHNGPGFLDRFTEALHYYSSLFDSLEGSSSSSTGLGSPSQDLLMSELYLGRQICNVVAYEGPDRVERHETLTQWRGRLDSAGFDPVHLGSNAFKQASMLLALFAGGDGYRVEENNGCLMLGWHTRPLIATSAWKLPSSSESSGLTQ